In Carassius auratus strain Wakin unplaced genomic scaffold, ASM336829v1 scaf_tig00215205, whole genome shotgun sequence, the genomic stretch taatacaGAGAAATATGATTTTGTCTTTATACACTTTAGCCTACATCATATTCAATACCATTATATTAATGACACAAATTTTGTGGATAAAGAATTTACCCAGAATCAACATTATATTAATGAAAAACCCAACATTCTGAATAGAACATGATAGAACAAGTAGGCAGTGAGCAGTGACATGAAAGTGAATGGAATGTTccacattccattttttttttggtggggggggggtgataaATAAGCTTATCATCTGGTATTTTGAAGTCCCCTTTATCTACTGTTTAAAAAactttaattgaacatttttggTTTTCATAGAATATTGcagtttattataatgtattttccaTGCACTTACTcgtaataataacaaatacaaaaattcaCAAAAACGAATAACCGTCCTCCAACTGTCAGTCTGCTGCAAGATAGAGATGATGAGATGTGTAAAAATCGAGCcttgcatgtatttttttctcttttgataTTCTAGCTTTTTAGTGTTGCCCATCTCTTAAATATGTGAATGAGGATATTAATTATATACAGTGTGATATCTTgacactgttaattatttaaagaGTGAGAAAATGCATAGCTGAAGCTATATTTCATGATTTTCATCTGATTACAGCTTGCTCAACCAATCCGTCTGCTGTTGGAGTACACTGGTACGAAGTATGAGGAGAAGTTCTATTCTTGTGGTGAGGGTAAGTGATGATGGTTATAACATACAGTAGCAGACATATTCAGATATTTCCATATAAAACACATTGAGCTGATTTTATATTCTTGACTTGCAGCTCCCAACTATGACAAAAGCTGTTGGTTTAATGAGAAAGACAAACTTGGGATGGACTTTCCTAATGTAAGTTACCCTCAATAGTATTGTTCAGTCTAACATGCAATAACTAACCACCATTACCCTTCACCAGTTGCCTTACTTAGAGGATGGAGACACGAAAGTAGTCCAAAGCAATGCCATAATGAGATACATCGCCCGCAAAAACAACCTCTGTGAGTacttgattcatttattttccttcgtgaaaaaaaagcattctttctttattttaatatctcaAGCATCATATAGTCATCCAAGTAGTGTTAGACTCTTAATAATGTGTTTCTAGGTGGGGAAACTGAAGAAGCGCAGACAAGAGTTGACATCTTGGAAAACCAGGCAATGGATTTCCGCAATGGCTTTGTCCAGCTCTGCTATGGAGACTTTGTGAGTGattgattatatataaatatttataacaacATTGAAGAGATCTGCAACTAACAATAATCATTTACTTGTTCATTTATAACATGAATGATTTGTaatccatttttatttgatttaaaggaCAAAAACAAATCATGCTACTCTGAGAAACTGCCAGGAACTCTAAAGCAGTTCTCTGACTTCCTTGGTGACAGGAAGTGGTTTGCTGGGGACAAGGTAAATAGGCACAGTGTTTGGCAATATATATAACAGTATGtctaataaaattaatagtttgaCTTAAACATCCCACTGTCTTGTCCTGTAGATCACATTTGTGGACTTCGTCATGTATGAGTTGTTGGATCAGCATCGTATGTTTGACCCGGAGTGCCTGGATGACTACAGAAACCTTAGATGTTTCCTGGATCGCTTCGAGGTTTGGATTCCGTTTTTGTCAAAcagaatattatttaatattctcACATAAATTCTAATGTTACAATTTTGACTCTGTAACTTATTGTGTTCCCTGTCAGAGTCTTGAGAAGATTGCAGAATACATGAAGTCAAAGAAGTTCATAAAAACACCCGTGAACAACAAGATGGCCAAATGGGGAAACAAGAAGGAGTGAAAATGACAAGAGTG encodes the following:
- the LOC113093931 gene encoding glutathione S-transferase Mu 3 isoform X1 yields the protein MAVKLAYWDIRGLAQPIRLLLEYTGTKYEEKFYSCGEAPNYDKSCWFNEKDKLGMDFPNLPYLEDGDTKVVQSNAIMRYIARKNNLCGETEEAQTRVDILENQAMDFRNGFVQLCYGDFDKNKSCYSEKLPGTLKQFSDFLGDRKWFAGDKITFVDFVMYELLDQHRMFDPECLDDYRNLRCFLDRFESLEKIAEYMKSKKFIKTPVNNKMAKWGNKKE